The Balaenoptera acutorostrata chromosome 10, mBalAcu1.1, whole genome shotgun sequence genome has a window encoding:
- the LOC130709079 gene encoding 60S ribosomal protein L21-like, whose translation MTNTKGKRRGTRYMFSRPFRKHGVVPLATYMRIYKKGDIVDIKGMGTVQKGMPHKCYHGKTGRVYNVTQHAVGIIVNKQVKGKILAKRINVHIEHIKHSKSRDSFLKRVKENDQKKKEAKEKGTWVQLKRQPAPPREAHFVRTSGKEPELLEPIPYEFMA comes from the coding sequence ATGACCAacacaaagggaaagaggaggggcacccgctacatgttctctaggccttttagaaaacatggagTTGTTCCTTTGGCCACATACATGCGAATCTACAAGAAAGGTGATATTGTAGATATCAAGGGAATGGGCACTGTTCAAAAAGGAATGCCCCACAAATGTTACCATGGCAAAACTGGGAGAGTCTACAATGTTACCCAGCATGCTGTTGGCATCATTGTAAACAAACAAGTTAAGGGCAAGATTCTTGCCAAGAGAATTAATGTGCATATCGAGCATATTAAGCACTCTAAGAGCCGAGATAGCTTCCTGAAACGggtgaaggaaaatgatcagaaaaagaaggaagccaaagagaaaggtaccTGGGTTCAGCTGAAGCGCCAGCCTGCTCCACCCAGAGAAGCACACTTCGTGAGAACCAGTGGAAAGGAGCCTGAACTGTTGGAACCCATTCCCTATGAATTCATGGCATGA